A window of Kwoniella pini CBS 10737 chromosome 9, complete sequence genomic DNA:
TAGCTTTCGATTCTGAATCAAAATAGAAATTGCGACTAACCTTCAAAACGCTTAAACTACCTTGTCTGCCTAATGTACCTAATAAGACAGCCCAACTTCCActacctttttcaactaAACCTTTTCTAGCAGTCTTCACGGCTTCTCCTCGAATACCTCTCATTTCTTTATGTTCGTATGTCTCCCTTGTGAATTTCTTAGAATATGGATCGTATCGAAATGCAGGTACAGTAGGATTAGCTATCATAATTGATTCTAAATGGAATCGACCATCTCCAACATATCTATGAGCCAGCCAAATATCATCAGCTGCTATATATGGGAAGCAGAGTCTacagaaagaaagaaaggaacAGCACAACACTTACATCAACCCATCtacatctttcaatttcggAGCTGTACATCCTAAAACCTCACCAGGCGATAATGGTCGAACCTGAGGTATGGTTACTTCATATTTCCCACGCCATACTCCAATTTCCCCTTTCTTAACTTTCAACAGCGCtccatctttctcttctgcTCCCGTATCGTCGTTTTCTAATGGAGGCATTGCCTTGTCTAAGTCATCTCGTAGACTTTGGATCGACGCTACAAATTGAATTGTGGATACCAACGCTAGTCTAGTTGGTAAATCCTTttcttccacctcttctTGCCGAATTGCCCCATTTTGTTGACGTTGATCCGACTCTTCTAGGGTTATAGGTACAGCTGCACCTGGTTCTGCTTCTCCTGCACCCAAAACCAATCGTTTGAAAGATTCTCTACTTGAAGGGAAATTACGCCGTACCGAAAGACATAGATGGGTTGTGTCAATTGCTATTTCCACAAAAACATATAGTGTTTTGAGTGTTGTTTGCGATACCGGTACTATGCGAGATTTATGTGAGTCATCATTTGGATATAAAAGCTTATGAAAGGATGACTTAAAGGTAAAACTCACTCAAGCACGAGTGACCGTAATGCACAATCATCTCCGCACCCATCTCTTTAGCTGTATAATCGTCTATGCCTGTTTGCCTTGTGTATCAGTGAATCGACCCTCACGGCACCGGATCAAGCCAAACACCACTGACAGCATGCTCCATAAGTCACATCAGCAAGCAACATAGGTAGAGCTCCGGTGAACCTAAATGACAAAGACCttgaatcagcttcaatCTCTCATTTATACTGGTAAGAAGAAATGTAGGTTACGTTTCGATAATATCAGCAATTGCACATCCATACATCATGAGTCCTTCTGGCATTTGTAGCGCAACAGACTTAACACCATCTCGACGTATATGATGTATAGTTTTATGAATTTCGAAATTATAATTTCCAGGTAAACCTGTAAAAAAAGCCTTAATGTTAGCTTATGAGTGCCATGCATTATAAACAAGGAAAAGTCTGATATACCTTTTATAGCTGCATTCAAATTAGGATCATTTAGAATCTCATCCGGTACTTGATTCGCAACTTTTCGTAAAGGTgttcttgaagaagaaggttttgAACTTCCTACAAATCTTTTTCGAGGTTTATTCGTACTACTTGAAGCTTTTGGTATGGAGGGCTTCTCAATTCCTTCTGTCGCTTCCATATTGACTATCACTGTCGGATTAATCAAAGTAAAATTAAGTATTCATCAATGCATATGTTAAATTGTCGTTCATCCAATTAACTTTTGGACTTTTCATAATCAACTTCAAGAAGGAACGGTGGCAAATTAACcttttacttttactttCCCACGGTATCATTAACTCATACATGACATTAGGAATCATTCGAACGAAAGCTTAATGGTTGAAAGACTAGTGATTAAACATAACTACATTTCTCATTTGCATTGTTGACATTGGAAACACGGATATTACAAAAAGCAATCATTAAGATGGACAATAATTTAGCGGCAAATTCAGCAGcgagaaaagaaagattaatAGCTCTGCGAAGGcggaaagaaggtaaagatgtaAATGGGAATGGAGAATCGTAAGTTTCAATTAAactttcattattatcatccTGTCATATTCTTTTACCTTCCTTTTCAATGAGACAACCTTGTAAAAAAAAGGTCATTAAGCTTACAGTATACATAACCAATAACTTTCAGATCACATTTTGCATTTAAACAAAGAAATTATGATCCTGAAACACGTACTTTAAGAAAAAGAGgacaagaagatgaaaatgaagatacaGTTGAAAAAGCAGTAGAAGGTTTAGCTGAACAAATCATaaaagaggatgaagaaaaaaggaaagaagaattggtatgttaatgattttaatttctgTTAATTCTTAAAGGAAATTTAAAGGAGCTAATTCCGTtattgaatatatatataggATTTATTCAATATACAACCTAAAAGAGCTAATTGGGATTTAAAGAGAGATATGAATAATAGAATGTTAAAACTAGAtagaaaaacaaatgaatCTATTGCTACCCTATTTCGTAAGTACttaaaattctttttctattATTATCTTGTATTGTAGAATTGATTCGAATTATTTCGTTTCAAAACAATTCAGGTCAACGTTTACAATCTATGAAAAAGGAacaaaaaggtgaaattgatttattagcAAGTATGAATGCACAAGAACATGAAAgagatgattttgttgaaaatgatgatgaaagtgatgatgaataaaaagaagaagaaaaaacaaagagaTTGTATATTTTCTATAAAGCGAGTTtaatataattcaattttgatttaaatcgAAGTAATAAATATAGAATTGTATGTATTATTAGTTGCAGTTGCAGATTATTGAGATTTAGAATTAAGTAGCTTAGCGAGTAAAATCGCAAAAAAACTAATATTTTTTGCCGAGTTGGATCGGGTTGCATAGCATCcgttttgattttatttaCTATTTATTTATGCTACTTTGACTATGTATTACTGAAATCATACAAAAATGCTGgatatatttttatttcaaATACAAGTTGGATTGTATAAATGCTTACAAtatttaccttttttagaTTCTACgttttatttttgttttaattttttttacctttgTTTCTGAACGCTATTGAATTGTGATAGattattcttcaattaaaaatttccataaagcttctttatctttataatcatgatgaattaaaCTAACTAACCACCATTCACTTGaaattttttctaaaagttttcttgaaattgaatttcttgGATAAAGAAGTGACCATTCTGtccaaatatcaaatgcttcttctttccatgCTAAAAAAGATTCAGTTTCAATAATAGTTGATTGTACAATTTCTTGTCCTGGAAAAACACCCCAAGTTACAGCATTAActgtatcttcttctgtattagttttaaattttccttttttatttCCTGCATAAAAACTAATTTTACCTTGACtttttaattcaactttttcttttaatttttcaa
This region includes:
- a CDS encoding diphthamide biosynthesis protein 1 encodes the protein MEATEGIEKPSIPKASSSTNKPRKRFVGSSKPSSSRTPLRKVANQVPDEILNDPNLNAAIKGLPGNYNFEIHKTIHHIRRDGVKSVALQMPEGLMMYGCAIADIIETFTGALPMLLADVTYGACCIDDYTAKEMGAEMIVHYGHSCLIPVSQTTLKTLYVFVEIAIDTTHLCLSVRRNFPSSRESFKRLVLGAGEAEPGAAVPITLEESDQRQQNGAIRQEEVEEKDLPTRLALVSTIQFVASIQSLRDDLDKAMPPLENDDTGAEEKDGALLKVKKGEIGVWRGKYEVTIPQVRPLSPGEVLGCTAPKLKDVDGLIYVGDGRFHLESIMIANPTVPAFRYDPYSKKFTRETYEHKEMRGIRGEAVKTARKGLVEKGSGSWAVLLGTLGRQGSLSVLKSITSNLPSDSIPPLLILLSELSPIKLSLFSHDEISTFIQTSCPRLSIDWGYAFSRPLLSPYEASVASGRIRGWEGLDLAHAVPSKIRDGINKVEDKGQGDYPMDFYSDNSLGPWTPRYKVKA